The following coding sequences lie in one Arachis ipaensis cultivar K30076 chromosome B05, Araip1.1, whole genome shotgun sequence genomic window:
- the LOC107644631 gene encoding probable serine/threonine-protein kinase DDB_G0282963, with product MPIEYSKESTGEDHHNNGDESYKNKNIPLLSTIDELQYNPSDTGHVESSNQKDFCDDLLSAMKRIESRMFALQLCSNLVSSTKNSADKQNIPQVTNLDMPHVDAVYPKSNDIPKQISSQLVFREEESRSQGKIQPPTQKFPMTNRVNSLNQNDVTKKPLTGHRNGENVVRNNPVTRSEADQNHEKKSLEHSYRHLPVKSTASSIARKQPQPHQMVIRPTLLDQRYSGIKVFSHKNREGSALHRKGSHKERDEPQDKDDDEVEESSSNDYQSSSSWTSQEVRSANGSGGNSSEDHSLQGETEVSTSGTMVDASYEYSSEECDNNSYTSNDNYNSLNSSDSLKSHRYYNKIKPEKKVGGLRRLKNKLGLIFHHHHHHHHYHHDNDDNYDDDGSIDSKRRQRHSMWSNLQNVFHHKNKHHGMITNGSDEKPRRGSAVARVTHRNQVGQFHRLVEGLMGHIRHAKKPKKPHKVAVKGSRNAPHGHRKKNPNWWKMLQQHRGVKVKNRGRVRKEFIGQKSPKKLT from the coding sequence ATGCCTATTGAGTATAGCAAAGAGAGTACTGGTGAAGACCATCATAATAATGGTGATGAGTCCTATAAAAACAAGAATATACCACTGCTGagtacaattgatgagcttcaaTACAATCCTAGTGATACCGGACATGTTGAATCCTCAAATCAGAAGGACTTTTGTGATGATTTGCTTAGTGCAATGAAAAGAATTGAATCTCGTATGTTTGCTTTGCAACTCTGCTCAAATCTTGTAAGTTCCACAAAGAACAGTGCAGATAAGCAAAATATACCCCAGGTAACAAATCTAGATATGCCTCATGTTGATGCTGTGTATCCAAAGAGCAATGACATACCAAAGCAAATTAGTTCCCAACTGGTATTTAGAGAAGAGGAATCAAGAAGTCAGGGTAAGATTCAACCTCCAACACAAAAATTTCCCATGACTAATAGAGTTAACTCATTGAATCAAAATGATGTTACTAAGAAGCCATTAACTGGCCACAGAAATGGGGAAAATGTGGTAAGAAACAATCCAGTGACTCGGTCAGAAGCTGATCAAAATCATGAGAAAAAGAGTCTTGAACATTCTTATAGACATCTTCCAGTGAAATCCACAGCTTCCAGCATTGCAAGGAAACAGCCACAACCACATCAGATGGTGATAAGACCAACACTACTGGATCAAAGGTACAGTGGAATTAAGGTATTCTCTCATAAAAATAGAGAAGGGTCTGCATTACACAGAAAAGGATCCCATAAGGAAAGGGATGAACCACAAGATAAGGATGATGATGAAGTTGAGGAGTCTAGTTCAAATGACTATCAATCTTCTTCTAGCTGGACCTCACAAGAAGTAAGAAGTGCCAATGGTAGTGGTGGTAACAGTTCTGAGGACCACTCCTTGCAAGGTGAGACAGAAGTTTCCACATCAGGAACTATGGTTGATGCATCATATGAATATAGTTCAGAGGAGTGTGATAATAATTCTTATACATCTAATGATAATTATAACTCTTTGAATAGCTCTGATAGCCTCAAGTCTCATAGAtactacaacaaaataaaaccTGAGAAAAAAGTTGGAGGACTAAGGAGGCTGAAGAACAAGTTGGGACTAATctttcaccaccaccaccatcatcatcactatcaccatgataatgatgataattatgatgatgaTGGAAGCATTGACTCAAAGAGGAGGCAAAGACACTCTATGTGGAGTAACTTGCAGAATGTCTTCCACCATAAGAACAAGCATCATGGGATGATAACGAATGGAAGCGACGAGAAGCCAAGGAGAGGAAGTGCTGTTGCAAGAGTGACTCACAGGAACCAGGTTGGACAGTTTCACAGGCTTGTGGAAGGGCTCATGGGACACATACGGCATGCAAAGAAGCCGAAGAAACCTCACAAGGTTGCTGTGAAAGGTTCAAGGAATGCCCCACATGGACATAGAAAGAAGAATCCAAATTGGTGGAAAATGCTACAACAACACCGGGGAGTGAAGGTGAAGAATAGAGGTAGAGTTAGAAAGGAGTTCATAGGCCAAAAATCACCAAAGAAGCTTACTTAG
- the LOC107644628 gene encoding uncharacterized protein LOC107644628 — MTNENTSSVEIDYEYEDYNSSKRPKMTSKVWEDMQRIQTTDGSKALCKHCGKMLQANCGTSHLKRHLMICPKRPKTADNTEDSMPTVCFRGSGSAKDSGLNTLLMVRPLKVEPESQVTIYSQNPNIRVPTAIPSIENTPSSIRELHEKNSSNLLLSGIESPQNEEELVLNDVEMKAFYASLDAETSVTSPSQDISAVTESSNSTPCEETKNALQTLQDLLSKDFSALVHPGQCGTFKSTIDYLSKLSSDDGVSSEIKLLILEVSREFTRWSCDYNDASRKIESASANILKADKLEENLEVNKNQFKEVLSLENELSNQIASLEQKKKELEEQISAIKANLSVFQSAKNTAIKRKREVFEEAKTLKAQRDELRDQVPHLRDECEEAKKIQANLRAEWTKLGEKFSKGLTGVNCEDSDGMAIQICQPENQI, encoded by the exons ATGACAAATGAGAATACAAGCAGTGTTGAGATAGATTATGAATATGAAGATTATAATAGTTCAAAGCGCCCAAAAATGACATCCAAAGTATGGGAAGATATGCAGCGAATCCAAACAACTGATGGCAGCAAAGCTCTGTGCAAGCATTGTGGAAAGATGTTGCAAGCTAATTGTGGGACTTCTCATTTGAAACGTCACTTAATGATATGCCCGAAGCGTCCAAAAACTGCTGATAATACTGAAGATTCAATGCCTACAGTTTGCTTCAGAGGCAGTGGCAGTGCCAAAG ATTCTGGATTAAACACACTGCTTATGGTTCGTCCATTAAAGGTTGAACCCGAATCCCAAGTCACAATTTATTCACAGAATCCAAATATTAGGGTACCAACTGCCATTCCATCTATAGAAAACACCCCCAGTTCCATACGAGAACTACATGAGAAAAACAGTTCCAATTTGTTGCTGTCTGGCATTGAATCCCCCCAGAATGAAGAGGAACTTGTACTGAACGATGTAGAAATGAAAGCATTTTATGCTTCTCTTGATGCTGAGACCTCAGTTACATCACCTTCCCAAGATATCTCAGCCGTTACCGAATCATCGAACAGCACACCATGTGAAGAGACCAAGAATGCATTGCAAACACTGCAAGACCTTCTCTCCAAAGACTTCTCTGCACTAGTGCATCCTGGACAGTGTGGTACCTTCAAATCTACTATAGATTACCTTTCCAAGTTGTCTTCTGACGATGGAGTCTCATCAGAAATAAAGTTGTTGATATTAGAAGTATCAAGAGAATTCACCAGGTGGAGTTGTGACTACAATGATGCTAGTAGGAAAATAGAGTCTGCCAGTGCCAACATCTTGAAAGCAGATAAACTAGAAGAGAATCTTGAAGTGAACAAGAATCAGTTCAAGGAAGTCTTGTCGTTGGAAAATGAGTTGAGCAACCAGATCGCGAGCTTGGAGCAGAAGAAGAAAGAGCTAGAAGAGCAAATAAGTGCCATTAAGGCTAACTTATCTGTGTTTCAATCAGCAAAGAACACAGCTATTAAGAGGAAAAGGGAAGTCTTTGAAGAAGCAAAGACACTCAAAGCACAAAGAGATGAGTTGAGGGACCAAGTGCCTCACTTGAGAGATGAGTGTGAAGAGGCCAAGAAAATACAAGCAAATTTAAGAGCTGAATGGACAAAGCTTGGAGAAAAATTTAGCAAAGGCTTAACTGGGGTCAATTGTGAGGACTCGGATGGTATGGCTATTCAGATATGTCAACcagaaaatcaaatttaa